The Herbaspirillum sp. RTI4 genome has a segment encoding these proteins:
- the pyrE gene encoding orotate phosphoribosyltransferase, which yields MSQLRQEFIAFAVNAGVLRFGEFVTKAGRTSPYFFNAGLFNEGATLARVADFYAQTLLDSGIEFDMLFGPAYKGITLASATAMALAAKGRNVPFSYNRKEAKDHGEGGTIVGAKLEGRVVIIDDVISAGTSVRESVDMIRAAGATPCAVLIALDRMERSGKDDALSERSAVQEVANAYAMPVVSIGNLNDLLDYMGGLGDNAELDQHRRAVSAYRQRYGV from the coding sequence TTGAGCCAATTAAGACAAGAATTTATCGCTTTTGCCGTCAATGCTGGCGTTTTGCGTTTTGGCGAGTTCGTCACCAAGGCCGGTCGCACCAGCCCGTATTTTTTTAATGCCGGTTTATTCAACGAAGGCGCAACGCTCGCCCGTGTCGCCGATTTCTATGCGCAAACGCTGCTGGATTCGGGTATTGAATTCGACATGCTGTTCGGCCCGGCCTACAAGGGCATTACGCTGGCTTCGGCCACCGCCATGGCGCTTGCTGCCAAGGGGCGCAATGTGCCGTTTTCCTATAATCGTAAAGAAGCAAAGGACCACGGCGAAGGCGGCACGATTGTCGGCGCCAAGCTCGAAGGCCGGGTCGTCATCATTGATGACGTCATTTCTGCCGGTACCTCGGTGCGCGAGTCGGTCGACATGATCCGTGCCGCCGGCGCGACTCCGTGCGCAGTCCTCATTGCATTGGACCGGATGGAGCGGTCCGGTAAAGATGATGCGCTGTCAGAGCGTTCTGCCGTGCAGGAAGTCGCGAACGCCTACGCCATGCCGGTGGTCTCGATCGGCAATCTGAATGACTTGCTCGATTACATGGGTGGCCTGGGCGATAACGCCGAGCTGGATCAGCATCGGCGTGCGGTATCGGCATACCGCCAGCGCTACGGGGTCTGA